The segment TTAGTGATTTAAATATCAACAGGGAGGAGATAGGGTTATTATTGTTTATTTCACAAACTCCCGATTACAGAATGCCGGCTACTTCTATTCTTTTACAGAAGCGACTGGAACTGCCGAATTCCTTGATTGCTTTTGATATAAACCTGGGATGTTCAGCATTTCTTTATGGACTTGTTGTGGCTTTCTCCATGATAAGCTCAGGCGCAGTAAAAAAAGCCTTGATTCTCGATGGCGAGACGCGCTCAAAAGTTTATTCCCAGAAAGATCGAAAAACTGCCTTTCTTTTTGGGGATGCAGGCATAGCAGCCATTATTGAAAAAGATGAGAAATTCGGAAAAAGTTACTTTTCACTCAATTCCGATGGTTCTCGTGAATCATTGATAAAGATTCCTGCAGGGGGTTACCGTACGATGAGTTCCTGTGAAACAGTTAAGGAAAAAGTGATTGATGAATATGGTAATATCCGGTCAGATGAAAATGGTTATATGAATGGCTCCGATGTTTTCAATTTTGTTATCCGTGAAGTGCCAAGAGACTTTAACAGGTTGCTCGAATACTCTGGTTCCGAAATTTCTGGAATTGATTATTTCATTTTTCACCAGGCAAACAGTTATATTAATGAGTTTTTAGCTAAAAAACTTAAGCTTCAAGGAGATAAAATACCAACAACAATTCAGAAATTCGGCAATACTTCATCCGTATCTATACCACTAACCATTATTTCTGAATTGAAACATAAGCTGAATGCACATTCCCGATTACTATTGTGCGGATTCGGTGTTGGACTTTCGTGGGGAACAGCTATCCTTGAGGTGGACAACTGCAAAATCTCAGAAATTATTGAAGTATAATCTGAATTTATGTCAGTTTCGGATTTTTCACTAAATAATAAAGTGCTCTTAATTACAGGAGCATCCTCAGGTATTGGGAGGCAATGTGCAATTACCTGCAGCCATTATGGTGCAAAAATAGCGCTTTTCGGAAGAGATGAAAACCGTCTTCAGGAAACACTTCATCTAATGAAAGATCCTGAAAAACACAGAATTTTTAGTGTTGATCTCCTGGACTATGAAGTCGTAAATACGACAATTCAGAATGTCTGCACAGAAATGGGCAGACTTACCGGAATAATAAATTGTGCAGGCATTTCGACCACTCTGCCTATTAATTCACTTTCTGTTGAAAAACTGGAAAAATTCATTCAGACAAATGTTATAAGTGCAATTAATATTACAAGACAGGCAATTAAAAGCACTTATTTTTCTGAATCGGGAGGAAGTGTCATTTTTCTGAGTTCTGTCATGGGTATTGTTGGTGAAAGTGGTAAGACTTTGTATTCCCTGACTAAAGGTGCATTGATTTCAGGAGTTAAATCCATGGCTGTCGAGTTGGCCTACAGGAAGATCAGGGTCAATTGTGTTTCACCGGGTGTTGTTGAGACACCCATGTCGATGAAAGCTGTATATAGCCAAGATGAGGAATC is part of the Bacteroidales bacterium genome and harbors:
- a CDS encoding ketoacyl-ACP synthase III, which produces MGLMTFENIGITGMAAAVPKHKINNFEHDLFFKKEDIAEIIEKIGVKERRFADENTCSSDLCFSAANKLISDLNINREEIGLLLFISQTPDYRMPATSILLQKRLELPNSLIAFDINLGCSAFLYGLVVAFSMISSGAVKKALILDGETRSKVYSQKDRKTAFLFGDAGIAAIIEKDEKFGKSYFSLNSDGSRESLIKIPAGGYRTMSSCETVKEKVIDEYGNIRSDENGYMNGSDVFNFVIREVPRDFNRLLEYSGSEISGIDYFIFHQANSYINEFLAKKLKLQGDKIPTTIQKFGNTSSVSIPLTIISELKHKLNAHSRLLLCGFGVGLSWGTAILEVDNCKISEIIEV
- a CDS encoding SDR family oxidoreductase, whose translation is MSVSDFSLNNKVLLITGASSGIGRQCAITCSHYGAKIALFGRDENRLQETLHLMKDPEKHRIFSVDLLDYEVVNTTIQNVCTEMGRLTGIINCAGISTTLPINSLSVEKLEKFIQTNVISAINITRQAIKSTYFSESGGSVIFLSSVMGIVGESGKTLYSLTKGALISGVKSMAVELAYRKIRVNCVSPGVVETPMSMKAVYSQDEESLNKIRKLHPLDLGKPDDIANACVFLLSDASKWITGTNLIVDGGYTAR